A window from Manis javanica isolate MJ-LG chromosome 10, MJ_LKY, whole genome shotgun sequence encodes these proteins:
- the IFNG gene encoding interferon gamma, whose amino-acid sequence MNYTSYILVFQLCLILGSPSYYCQATFFTEIENLKEYFNANSPDVADGRPLFLDILKNWKEENDKKIIQSQIVSFYFKLFESLKDNQVVQKSMDVIKEDMFVKFFNSSTSKLDDFQKLIHIPVNDLKVQRKAISELIKVMNDLSPRSNLRKRKRSQSPFPGWRASK is encoded by the exons ATGAATTATACAAGTTATATCTTAGTTTTTCAGCTCTGCCTGATTTTGGGTTCTCCTAGCTACTACTGCCAGGccacattttttacagaaatagaaaacctaaagGAATATTTT AATGCAAATAGTCCAGATGTAGCAGATGGAAGGCCTCTTTTCttagatattttgaagaattGGAAAGAG gagaatgacaaaaaaataattcagagcCAAATTGTCTCCTTCTACTTCAAACTCTTTGAAAGCTTAAAAGATAACCAGGTGGTTCAAAAGAGCATGGATGTCATCAAGGAAGACATGTTTGTTAAGTTCTTCAACAGCAGCACCAGCAAGCTGGATGACTTCCAAAAGCTGATTCACATTCCG GTAAATGACCTGAAGGTCCAGCGCAAAGCAATCAGTGAACTCATCAAGGTGATGAATGATCTGTCACCAAGATCCAACCTAAGGAAGCGGAAAAGGAGTCAGAGTCCATTCCCAGGCTGGAGAGCGTCAAAATAA